CACAATGGCCGGCCGACTCGCTGCCACTCAACCGCATTTGCACTTTGCGTATGTGCCTCCCGCGGAGGAggtacagctgctgcgggaggtGCTGGCGATGGGCACCGGGAGCTCCTCCCTCATGAGGGACATTCAGTCCGCTCATGCACACCTTGACGAGCGCTGCACACAGGTGCGCTCAGTGTGCATTCGAAGTCTCAATGGTCTGTATGCGGTACGGCAGGAGCTGCGGATTCTGAAGACGTACCTCCAGCACCTGCTTGACACTCACACCCCATTCGCGTGCATGacagaggagctgctgagcCGTGTGTGGACCTAcatggagggggaggtggcaCGACGAGTCGCTGCAATCGCCGCTACAGCCTCTACAGCCTCTACCACCTTACCGTCTCCCGTTGGTAGGTTgcgtagcggcagcggcaccgtgtCGCGTTTGAACAGCTATTCGGAGAGCTACATAGCCATTCAGTCGTCCGGGAtcagcgctgtcgccggaagcggtggcgacgtGGCGCCTGAGAGTTTGATGTGGCCCACCGATGTGTGATGACCTgcgagatgcagcagcgatgcccccccccccccccccatccctccTCTAATCTCGCTCCGTGTGCGTATGTTTAGGGGCAGTGGCGGAGAGTGCAGCTGGAAGGGGCATTCAGCCCCATCCGCACAGGCACATTGACGCCCACGCCCAGGCACGtcgaggggggaggcacacGTATGTAAAGAACAATTTCTCTCcgttgcttttcttcttcaaaCCTGAGCACCAGAGcacgcggtggtggctgcgtCTGTGAtgggcgctgcagctgccgtggtgAATGAGGAGGCGTGCGTCAATGCCACGgccgctctttccctctctcctctctcctcgcccctCGTCCCTTCTCATTCTGGCTcgttccccccttttctacgtctctctgtttccctttACGCACGCCCCTCTTCACTTGAGCATATCCCTACcgacccctcctccccccctatGCAGTCACATGCACCCGCAGCGCCCATAGTGTTGCCCCTTACATGATAGCGGTATAgttcctctcttcactcttcACTCTTCGCcgcacgctgccgcacgctgctgctcgcttgACTGGTGTCCATTGCctgctctcctttcctctgtCCCCCCTTccgctttttctttgtctccCACCTCTCCATCCCCCATACACGTCCACACGCCGACACACGTTCATCCACGTAGAGTAGCACCCGTGCCAGTTTAGCTGCCACGAGTGTGCACcgcgtcaccgctgctgagctcAAGAGGGGGCAAGCGTGCATACGTGCATAAGACACACAGTGAGCCGTTGCtcttgcgtgtgcgtgcgtgcttgtgtgtgtgtgtgtgtgccatgTCCCTCAACACGGACTATGAGGTGGAGCGCTACTCGTTCGTGGCGGGGTGCCAGGTGGaggtgtgccgctgcacacaccgcagcaccggtgcCAAGCGTGCCGTGAAGATATACCACACCACATCAATGGACAGCCGACGCGTCGCTATGGCAGTGGAAGAGGGCACGTTGGCCAAGTCACTCccagtggcgccgcagcttGTGCGCGTCTTCGACGTCTATGCGGAAGCGGAACGCGTATCGATTGTGATGGAGTACATGGAGTGCGGCTCCCTCTACCAACGGCTCACCACTCGCGGCCCCCTAGCGGAGGCCGAGGCTCGTGCTGTGACACGGCACCTCCTCACTGGTCTTGCCCTCCTGCATGCCCACAACATCATGCACCGCGACATCAAGCCCGAAAATGTGTTcctgcgcaccaccaccagcagtagcagcggtCTTTGTGGCACAGCCGCCAAGACCGCCTCTGCAATGACGACGATGGTGGCCATTGGCGACTTCGGCTTCGCCACACGTCGAATTCCGCACGAGGAGCTCGTCGGGTCTCCGCAGTACAGCGCGCCGGAGCTGGCGCTCATCGCGCTTCAGCAtcgccacagccgcgccgtcgccgcgccgcccaTCTCAGCACGTCCGCTGTACAACGAAAAGTGCGACGTGTGGTCGGCTGGTGTAGTGGTCTTCGTGATGTTCACCGGCCTTCTACCCTTCGACGGTCCCACCCCTGAGGAGGTCTttacggcggtggtgcgcaaCGCCGTCCCCTTCCACAAGGTGCTACCTGACCGGATGAGCCCCTCTGCCAAGGCGTTCATacaggcgctgctgacgccgaACCCGTCAAAGCGACCATCGGCCAAGGAAGCACTGCGGCACGCGTGGCTGACAGGTTGACGCGTGCCGTCTGCTGGTTTGCAtggccccccccctctggcCTTAATTCTCGCAGTTACACGACGTGCGCGCACGTAAaacttcccccccctcccatcgcctctctctcttcgccttcctccttGCCTCCTGGTccgaaagggggggaagaatTCTGCACATCCACCGATGACCTGCACGTACGAGCAGGCCGATACACACAGTCCGTAGAGAGCTTCGTAGAGGATGGCATGACACCGCCAATTCCTCCCACCTCCCACCTCCTCTATCCCTCAGCGCTGCATCTCTGTCcacactcccccctttccttcatCTCCATACGTCCCTCGACCGACACTCGCTCGCACATGGTAGCGAAGTCGACTTCATCTCTATTTCCATTCCTCGCTCGGAGAAACAAGAAccgggggaagagaagaacccacccgcccacacacccacacacccacgtacgcacctagagagagagagcgagagcgaggacCGTACGCGCGCTTATGTGTCTCCCTGCGTATGTGGCtgtcgttgttgctgctctctctctctctttctttctctctcgctcgcttgctcggtgcgtgtgcctctttctcctctttacCTAGGCGGCCCtttgccctccctcttctctctcccgcaCGGACTGACGGACGCACAGTCACTCACGTAAGTCGTCGCATCGCGAAGGGGTCCACGCGTAGGCGAACAGCGGCGAATCGAAATGGGCGTCCCGGCAGAGGCGATTGCCCCGTCGGAGGGGCATTTCCGCCAGCACTACGTGCTGGGCGATGAGATCGGCAAGGGCGGGTACGCCGTCGTATTCCGCTGCACTCACCTCGTGACGAAGGTCGTGTACGCGGTGAAGGTCGTGGACAAGAAAAAGGCGGGCCCGAAGGACATCGATGACATCACCCATGAGATTGATGTTATGGGGCGCATCGGCTACCACCCA
This portion of the Leishmania panamensis strain MHOM/PA/94/PSC-1 chromosome 27 sequence genome encodes:
- a CDS encoding protein kinase, putative (TriTrypDB/GeneDB-style sysID: LpmP.27.2490) — protein: MSLNTDYEVERYSFVAGCQVEVCRCTHRSTGAKRAVKIYHTTSMDSRRVAMAVEEGTLAKSLPVAPQLVRVFDVYAEAERVSIVMEYMECGSLYQRLTTRGPLAEAEARAVTRHLLTGLALLHAHNIMHRDIKPENVFLRTTTSSSSGLCGTAAKTASAMTTMVAIGDFGFATRRIPHEELVGSPQYSAPELALIALQHRHSRAVAAPPISARPLYNEKCDVWSAGVVVFVMFTGLLPFDGPTPEEVFTAVVRNAVPFHKVLPDRMSPSAKAFIQALLTPNPSKRPSAKEALRHAWLTG